From the Leishmania donovani BPK282A1 complete genome, chromosome 30 genome, one window contains:
- a CDS encoding ama1 protein, putative → MPQGQYSQKPNDGPTQPVKTRPGQNVYTGNPMNAPGSRPAVYYREGPWHYSLCVCCEDMDSCCEACCCFPCQVSRQCNMFMYNRREIHWPYCLLMIVFDLYLPFSISCIFAGETRRLARERYGISGTGCEDFCIGYWCRTCSAQQVLLEMIVMNEFPGAMCFEAAPQPAANRMV, encoded by the coding sequence ATGCCGCAAGGCCAGTACAGTCAGAAGCCTAATGACGGCCCTACACAGCCTGTGAAGACAAGGCCCGGACAGAACGTTTACACCGGCAACCCGATGAATGCGCCAGGCAGCCGCCCTGCGGTCTACTACCGTGAGGGTCCGTGGCACTactcgctgtgtgtgtgctgtgaaGATATGGACTCGTGCTGCGAGGCGTGTTGCTGCTTTCCTTGCCAGGTGAGCCGGCAGTGCAATATGTTCATGTACAACCGCAGAGAGATCCACTGGCCTTACTGCTTGCTCATGATCGTGTTTGATTTGTATTTACCGTTTAGTATATCGTGCATCTTTGCCGGCGAGACACGTCGGCTAGCGCGCGAGCGGTACGGCATTTCCGGCACCGGCTGCGAAGACTTCTGCATCGGGTACTGGTGCCGCACCTGctctgcgcagcaggtgctgctggagatgATCGTAATGAACGAATTCCCAGGGGCCATGTGCTTCGAGGCTGCCCCTCAGCCCGCGGCCAACCGGATGGTCTAG
- a CDS encoding ama1 protein, putative, whose product MWCPQFFCSLLLCASFTVLILFTLPSPSCCLPLPFRLIPAPPPSLPDAVAALEELLLRLLSSPHCFFLFLIDRSLLWPPFPP is encoded by the coding sequence ATGTGGTGCCCGCAATTTTTCTGttctctgcttctctgcgcCTCATTCACAGTTCTAATCTTGTTTACcttgccctctccctcgtgcTGCCTCCCGCTTCCCTTCCGTCTTAttcccgcgccgccgccctctctccctgacgccgttgccgcgctggaggagcttcTCTTGCGTTTGCTCTCATCACCTCattgtttttttcttttcttgaTTGACCGCTCCCTCCTGTggccccctttccctccc